From Alphaproteobacteria bacterium:
GCAAAGCGCTACACGAAGCAGCGCGGGTCCCTCCTATGGACTACCGGGACAACCCGCAACACCGTGTACGGCATCACGTCAAGTGGACTAATTTTACGCCGCCCTCTGGACTGGTTTTGCTCCGCCGTTGACAATTATTGAGTTGGCGACAACACCATCAGGCCGCACAGCGCCCTCGGCTACAGGCCACCGGCGCCGGAGACTATTCTGCACCACCGGCCCGTTCCGGCCTTCGCTATTGATGGGCTACGGCCGAAACGGGCTTCAGAACGGATGGCAAACAAACTAACTTAGGATGTGGTACAAACCTTGGGGGCAGGTCACGCGCCGTCGGCTTCGGTCGCGCGACCCAGACCGCTCGTTCGCCGCTGCGCAGTTGCGGTGTGACGATGGTGAATAAATCACTCTGGTTCATGCGGCCTTCCCTGAGGTGATTTTGCGCGAGGCCGATACTAGAGCATTTTCGATGTTCATCAAATCGCCTGGCCACCCACCCCGTCGGCCCAACCAACCATGGAAGGGTTCCGCCCTGACGTTGTTACGACAAGCAAATCCTTGCGCCCGAACTTCAATTCCGTGCGCGTGCGCGATGACGGCTTTAATAGACTATCAGCCCCTTCGGAGGTTATCGAGAGGACGAAGCGACCTACCAAGCCCGCTACACGCATAACCGCGATCGAGAGGCCTTCGGGCAAGGCGGTCGAAAGCACGGCCCTGGCGCGCTGCCAGCAGTTGGATACGGACGCGGGGCGATTTCTGAAAATATTCTGTGAGCTTCAGTCCGTATATCCCGTTAGGGGCTCTTTTTTCTCCCCCCGGCCTCCCCGAAGAGCACTTCCCCCAGAAACCGGTTCCCGATTAGGTGCGGGCCTGGTCTGGAGCTGGAATACCGTCCTACCCCTTCCCCGACAGAGCGCAACAGTGCAACACCCCGACCGCCTGGACGATACGCTCCCACACCGCCTGACCGTCGGCGTGTAGAGCAAACTAGACTGCTGCCTGCTGCCAGCAGCCAGGGTTGTCAGCACATCGGCGACAACGCCCAAACCGGGGCTGGGGAAACACCATCTGTTACCCCCAGCGTTACCCCATTTCATTTTTTGCTGAAAATATCGCCGGTGCTTCTTCACAAAAACCCCACTAAGCCATTGACTTAGCGGGGTTAATTTTGGTGGGCGCACAAGGATTCGAACCTTGGACCCGCTGATTAAGAGTCAGCTGCTCTGCCAACTGAGCTATGCGCCCGTGGCGGCGGATATAGCAAACGCGCCGGGCCTTGTCGACTGGTCTTTGGTGGGGCAGGGCAGGGTGGTAGGGCGCGTCGCCCTCAGGTCTCCTCCATGCCGGGGCGGCGGGGGATGCGCACGTCGCGGTGGATGCAGACGCAAATCAGGAACCCGAAGCCGATCAGGATCGTCACCATGGCGGTGCCGCCATAGGAGATCAGCGGCAACGGCACGCCGACCACCGGGATCAGGCCGGTCACCATGGCGATGTTGATGAAGAAGTAGACGAAGAAGGTGAAGCTCACGCCCATGCCCAGGAGGCGCCCGAAATGGCTGCGCGAGCGCAGCGAGATGATGGCGCCGGCGGCCAGCATCAGGGCATAAAGCGCCAGCAGCACCAGGCCGCCGATCAGGCCGAACTCCTCGGCCAACATGGTGAAGATGAAGTCGGTCTGCTTCTCGGGCAGGAAATCGAGCTGGCTCTGGCTGCCGTTCATGAAACCCTTGCCCAAAAGGCCGCCCGAACCCAGCGCGATCTTGGACTGCAGGATGTGGTAGCCCGCCCCCAGCGGATCGCGTTCGGGATTGAGAAAGGTGAGAATTCGGTCACGCTGATAGTCGCGCAGGTAATGCCAGGCGAAGGGGATGGCGGCCAGCGCGGCGAAGGCGACGGAGCCGAAGATCCACATCCGCACGCCGGCCAGAAAGAACATGGCGCCGCCGCCGATGGCCAGGAGAAGCGCCGTGCCCA
This genomic window contains:
- the rodA gene encoding rod shape-determining protein RodA encodes the protein MALRDSVGFSEVRLSLGQKLWNVNWTLVLLICLTASIGFAMLYSVSEGTVDTWIKRQTVRFGVGFVLMFLVALVDIRIWLRYAYAIYFLALGLLGAVEVIGVVSMGAQRWVNLGVVNLQPSEIMKIAVVLALARYFHGLTNEEVERLRWLAIPLVLVAAPVVLVLRQPDLGTALLLAIGGGAMFFLAGVRMWIFGSVAFAALAAIPFAWHYLRDYQRDRILTFLNPERDPLGAGYHILQSKIALGSGGLLGKGFMNGSQSQLDFLPEKQTDFIFTMLAEEFGLIGGLVLLALYALMLAAGAIISLRSRSHFGRLLGMGVSFTFFVYFFINIAMVTGLIPVVGVPLPLISYGGTAMVTILIGFGFLICVCIHRDVRIPRRPGMEET